A stretch of DNA from Pseudonocardia hierapolitana:
CCGCAGGCCGAGCTCGGCGGCCAGCGCCCGCACCTCGGCGGGGCCCAGAAGCCGGGACTGAGTGGCTGGCACTACAGGAGCATGCCGGTCAGCGCGGGAGGCCCAGCCGGCGGGAGCACGCGGGCCATGCCCCGTAGCCGCCGCGGTCGTCCCGCACCCGGGACGCGACGGCGATCTGCTCCTCGCGGGATGCCTGGTGCGGGAGCGGGGCGTAGTCGGTGCCGCCGTAGGCGCGCCAGGTGCCGGCGTCGAACTGGAGGCCGCCGTAGTAGCCGTTGCCGGAGTTGATCCCCCAGTTCCCGGTCGCCTCGCACTGCGCGAGCCGGTCCCACACGCTGCCGTCGGCCACCAGCGGCGCGCGCAGGCTGTCGTTGGTGCCCAGGCGCACCACCCGCGGTTGCGGCTGCGTCATGCTCCCGGCCCGGACCTGCTCGCGGCGGACCTCCTGACCGTTCTGCACGTAGACGCGCATGATCGCGGTCTGCTCGCCGGGCGCCCCCTTCTCGACGACGACCCGCTTGCCCCGTGGCAGCTCGGGGTCCTCGATGATCTGCTCCGGCGGCGCGATCGGCCGGACCTCGACCACCTCGCCCTCACCGTTGCGCACGATGTGCACGTCGAGGTCCTCGGTGAGCGGGGTGTCCGCCGACGGGACGGACACGTCGTCCGGGCCGAGCTGGATGCCCTGCTCGACGAGCAGACCGGCGACGGTGCCGGACATCGTGGTGACCTGGGACGGCGCTCCCGTGCCGTCGGTGAACGACACCGTGCGCGGCACCCGCAGCTCCAGCCGGAACCCGCCGAGGGGGATCGGCGTGGACGGGGGCGCCGACATCTGGATGGGGGCGGCCTCCAGGTCGAGGAGCTGCATCGCCTCCTCCACCGTGGTGGCGGGGATCGGCAGGTCGCGCTGCGAGGCGCCCTCGACGAGGGTCAGCGTGCGGGAGTGGGTGAAGATCACCTCGTCGCCGTCGACGACCGGGTTGGTGGGCGCGGGCTCGACGCGGTCCTGCGGCGTCACCTCGATCCCGGCCGCCGCGAGCGCCGACCCGACGTCGGCGGCGAAGGTGTGCACGGTCCGGTTCTGGCCGTCCACGGTCACCGTGATCGTCTTGTCCCCGGCGAGCGCGCTCGCGCCGCCTGCGATGATCGCGAGTACGACGGCGACGACCGTGGCCCGCAGCAGGCCGCGCCGCTGCCGGGTCTCCTCGGCCACACGCCGGTCCCGGCGGGAGCGTCGTGGCACGACATCGGGCGCGGACACCGGCGCCGCCACGGGCGCGGAGACCGGTGCCGACACGGGCGCAGACGCGGGCGCGGAGGCCGGGCGCGGCCGGGGCCTGACGGCGGGCTCGGGCTCCTCCACCGGGGCGGGCGCCGGAAGCGCCGTGGGCACGACCTCGACGGGCGCGGTGACCGTTCCGAACGGGTGTGTGAACGACTCGTCCTCGATCACCGGCATCGGGCCGGTCGGCGCATCGTTCAGGTACGCCGTCCAGGCCGGCCGGCCGGCGCGCGCCTTCGCCCGCTCGAGCGCCTCGACGCTGGTCGTCCCGGCAGCGACCGCCGGTTCGGCCACGGTGATCGGCGGCTGCGGGCCGGTGATCTCGGTGTCGGCCGGCCGCGGCCGGGGCCGGGCGCCCGTGCGCTCGACGGCGGGCTGGACACCGGTCCCGGAGGCCGTGACGTGGCCCCCGGTCCGCTCCGCTCCGACGACGCGGTCCACCACCGGCCGGGCGCCCGTGCGCTCGACAACAGGCTGAACACCGGTCCCGGACGCCGTGGCATGGCTCCCGGTGCGCTCCGCTCCGGCGACGCGGTCGACCACCGGGCGGGCGCTGGTGCGCTGGACAGCAGGCCGGACATCGGTGCCGCTCACCGCGACCTGGTTCGCGGTGCGCTCGACCGCCTGTTGCGCACCGGTGCCGCCGGTGTTCCCGAGGTCGGTGGGCAGTGCCGGGAGCGGGCCGGTCAGATCGTCCGGGGCGACGACGGGCAGCTCCCCGGTGACGGGGTCGGCGGCGGCGTCGTCGGCGGAGCCGTCCGTCGGATGCGTGACGATCGGCCGGAACTGACCCGTGGCGGGGCCCCGGCGGTCGGACTCGATCCCCGGCGCCCGGCGGTGGGCGCGCGAGCGGGTCAGCAGCGAGCGGGCCGCGGGGGCGGCAGGCGGGACGACATCCAGGGCCGCCGTGACGACCGCCTCGGGAGCCTCCGGGTCGCCGCCCGCGTACCAGGCCGCGTACGGGTCCTCCGCGGCCTCCGCGTCGGAGACCGCGCGACCGAGCCTGGCGCGGGCTTCGGCACCTCGCCGAGCACGCGTTGGGACGTCGACCACGGGCTTCCAGACCTCGTCGGACCGGGCAGGGGAGGAGTCGCGGTCACGGTGGCCCGGAGGCTGACGATCTGGGGGAGCGCCCCGGACCACCGTGCCCGCAATAGCTGGGGAGCGATTCCCCACCCCGGCTTGCGATCACGGAACCGTAACGGGCTGTGAGCGCCCAGGTCGAACCCCGACACGCCGGCAGCGCCGAACGGCCCGCCCCCTACGCCGAGCGCGAAGCCTCACCGGCGGGCGTCGCGGGTGCCGCGGCGGGCGGCAGCTCGGCGAGCCCGAAGACCCGCTCGGCGTTGCGCCCGGCGCTCGCCGCCAGCCGCTCTTCCGGGACTTCGCGCAGGTCCGCGAGGCCACGGACGGTCCACGGCAGGCAGTACGGCTCGTTCGCACGCCCGCGGTGCGGGTGCGGGGTGAGGAACGGGGCGTCGGTCTCGACGAG
This window harbors:
- a CDS encoding resuscitation-promoting factor — protein: MVDVPTRARRGAEARARLGRAVSDAEAAEDPYAAWYAGGDPEAPEAVVTAALDVVPPAAPAARSLLTRSRAHRRAPGIESDRRGPATGQFRPIVTHPTDGSADDAAADPVTGELPVVAPDDLTGPLPALPTDLGNTGGTGAQQAVERTANQVAVSGTDVRPAVQRTSARPVVDRVAGAERTGSHATASGTGVQPVVERTGARPVVDRVVGAERTGGHVTASGTGVQPAVERTGARPRPRPADTEITGPQPPITVAEPAVAAGTTSVEALERAKARAGRPAWTAYLNDAPTGPMPVIEDESFTHPFGTVTAPVEVVPTALPAPAPVEEPEPAVRPRPRPASAPASAPVSAPVSAPVAAPVSAPDVVPRRSRRDRRVAEETRQRRGLLRATVVAVVLAIIAGGASALAGDKTITVTVDGQNRTVHTFAADVGSALAAAGIEVTPQDRVEPAPTNPVVDGDEVIFTHSRTLTLVEGASQRDLPIPATTVEEAMQLLDLEAAPIQMSAPPSTPIPLGGFRLELRVPRTVSFTDGTGAPSQVTTMSGTVAGLLVEQGIQLGPDDVSVPSADTPLTEDLDVHIVRNGEGEVVEVRPIAPPEQIIEDPELPRGKRVVVEKGAPGEQTAIMRVYVQNGQEVRREQVRAGSMTQPQPRVVRLGTNDSLRAPLVADGSVWDRLAQCEATGNWGINSGNGYYGGLQFDAGTWRAYGGTDYAPLPHQASREEQIAVASRVRDDRGGYGAWPACSRRLGLPR